The following are encoded together in the Bos taurus isolate L1 Dominette 01449 registration number 42190680 breed Hereford chromosome 10, ARS-UCD2.0, whole genome shotgun sequence genome:
- the LOC101904442 gene encoding large ribosomal subunit protein eL39-like has translation MSSHKTFRIKRFLAKKQKQNRPIPQWIRMKTGNKIRYNSKRGHWRRTKLGL, from the coding sequence ATGTCTTCTCACAAGACTTTCAGGATCAAGCGATTCCTGgccaagaaacaaaagcagaatcGTCCCATTCCTCAatggattcgaatgaaaactggcAATAAAATCAGGTACAACTCCAAGAGAGGACATTGGAGAAGAACCAAGCTGGGTCTATAA